Proteins encoded within one genomic window of Pseudomonas cannabina:
- a CDS encoding IS1182-like element ISPsy6 family transposase, with translation MAYIQGESRSQTSLFPVSLEELIPEDHLVRVIDLYVARLDLVQLGFDKAIPKSTGRPAYDPADQLKLYLYGYFQRIRSSRRLEAECQRNIEVMWLINRLKPDFKTIADFRKNNKPAFIATCRAFVRFCRTAGLIAGELVAIDGSKFQAVASSRRHVNLKQLKRQEEKLDKRIAQYLAELDEADKAETTDSIDRSAIKVALAQLEARQQDNQSCQALMRSMGIEQFNTHESDARMMRTAKGPRVAYNVQTVVDAEHCLILHHEVTQDGDDRKQLEPMAKAAKAELQQDDLTVTADAGYSNGKQFQACEDASITAYVPPNRSKNPGSQEEQLFERKDFIYETGHDRFQCPAGKWLTLKQHNKGDRIYQAEVDDCANCALKTQCTRARRRYVSRHAHEEAFERMEQRMQAHPEMMANRRSIVEHPFGNLKQWLFGNGRFLLRQLEGTKAEMALAVNAYNLKRAIKVLGVRHLMALMG, from the coding sequence ATGGCCTACATCCAAGGTGAGTCCCGCAGCCAGACCAGCCTATTCCCGGTCTCGCTGGAAGAGTTGATCCCCGAGGATCACCTCGTTCGTGTCATTGACCTGTACGTTGCCAGGCTCGATCTGGTGCAACTGGGCTTCGATAAAGCGATTCCAAAAAGCACGGGGCGCCCTGCTTATGATCCCGCCGATCAGCTAAAACTCTACCTCTACGGCTATTTTCAGCGGATTCGCTCATCGCGACGTCTTGAAGCCGAGTGTCAGCGCAACATCGAAGTGATGTGGCTGATCAACCGGCTCAAGCCCGACTTCAAGACCATCGCCGATTTTCGCAAGAACAATAAACCCGCCTTCATCGCGACCTGCCGTGCTTTCGTTCGGTTTTGTCGCACGGCAGGCTTGATCGCCGGTGAGTTGGTGGCCATCGACGGCAGCAAGTTTCAGGCGGTCGCATCCTCACGGCGTCATGTGAATTTGAAGCAGCTCAAGCGCCAGGAAGAAAAACTGGATAAGCGCATCGCTCAGTATCTGGCCGAGCTGGATGAGGCCGACAAGGCTGAAACCACAGATTCAATTGATCGCAGCGCAATCAAGGTAGCCCTGGCACAGCTTGAGGCTCGACAACAGGATAATCAGAGTTGCCAGGCACTGATGCGTTCGATGGGCATCGAGCAGTTCAACACCCATGAAAGCGATGCCCGAATGATGCGCACGGCCAAAGGGCCACGTGTGGCCTACAACGTGCAAACCGTCGTGGACGCCGAGCATTGCCTGATTTTGCATCATGAGGTCACCCAAGATGGCGATGACCGAAAGCAACTGGAGCCGATGGCCAAGGCCGCCAAAGCAGAGTTACAGCAAGATGATCTGACGGTCACTGCCGATGCCGGCTACTCCAATGGCAAGCAGTTTCAGGCCTGCGAGGATGCTTCGATTACGGCCTATGTACCGCCCAATCGTTCGAAAAACCCTGGCAGTCAGGAAGAGCAGCTCTTTGAGCGAAAAGACTTTATCTATGAGACCGGACACGATCGTTTCCAGTGTCCGGCAGGCAAATGGTTAACGCTAAAACAGCACAACAAAGGTGATCGGATCTATCAGGCTGAGGTCGATGACTGCGCCAACTGCGCGCTGAAAACGCAATGCACTCGAGCCCGGCGCCGTTATGTCTCACGACATGCCCATGAAGAGGCTTTCGAGCGGATGGAGCAAAGAATGCAGGCGCATCCTGAGATGATGGCCAACCGAAGATCCATCGTTGAGCACCCCTTCGGCAACCTCAAGCAATGGCTATTTGGTAATGGCCGTTTCTTGCTGCGACAACTGGAGGGTACAAAAGCTGAAATGGCCTTGGCGGTGAATGCCTATAACCTGAAACGAGCGATTAAAGTGCTCGGTGTGCGCCATCTGATGGCTTTGATGGGCTGA
- a CDS encoding SphA family protein — protein MSHNNNSNIRRFTFLTLGLMSLGATVQATENGAPTTSFGEYDFGAGMLPASTPVGTLGMRVAFYSANVQKDRHGRALDNNFSLDVLSIGAAYFRMTDYRILGARYGYSVAVPFFQMDASFRVQTPRGPLDLKADPFRMADISVSPLILQWDLSPNLFVNARMQVQAPTGDYDKNRLISPGVNHWTFSPTVNATYITDSGFEVSSSFQTDFNTRNPATDYKNGVEYRHEFAVGQHAGPFTLGLGGFYYRQFSDDDAPGLDTGNRARVLAAGPAISYFTPGMPAAWFHLYKEFGARNRSEGYTVALRVGHSF, from the coding sequence ATGAGTCATAACAATAATTCCAATATCAGACGCTTCACCTTCTTGACGCTCGGCCTGATGAGCCTTGGTGCTACGGTTCAGGCAACCGAAAACGGCGCACCCACCACGTCTTTCGGTGAGTACGATTTTGGTGCTGGCATGCTGCCAGCGTCGACCCCGGTCGGTACGCTGGGGATGCGCGTGGCGTTCTACTCGGCCAATGTGCAGAAAGACCGCCACGGCCGCGCGCTGGACAACAATTTTTCACTGGACGTTCTGTCCATCGGTGCTGCGTACTTTCGCATGACCGATTACAGAATACTGGGCGCGCGCTATGGCTACAGCGTGGCGGTGCCGTTCTTCCAGATGGATGCCTCGTTCCGGGTTCAGACGCCTCGCGGCCCGCTGGACCTGAAGGCGGACCCGTTCAGGATGGCCGACATTTCAGTATCGCCGCTCATACTGCAATGGGATCTTTCCCCCAACCTGTTCGTGAACGCGCGGATGCAGGTTCAGGCCCCCACCGGCGACTACGACAAAAATCGGCTGATCTCGCCGGGGGTGAATCACTGGACGTTTTCGCCCACCGTCAACGCGACCTACATCACCGACAGCGGCTTTGAGGTGTCCAGCAGTTTTCAGACGGACTTCAACACCCGCAACCCGGCGACGGACTACAAGAACGGCGTCGAATACCGTCACGAGTTTGCCGTGGGCCAGCACGCAGGGCCTTTCACGCTGGGGCTGGGCGGGTTCTATTACCGGCAATTCTCCGATGACGATGCGCCTGGGCTAGACACCGGCAACCGCGCCCGAGTGCTAGCAGCCGGTCCCGCGATCAGCTACTTCACGCCCGGCATGCCAGCGGCGTGGTTTCACCTCTATAAGGAATTCGGCGCGCGCAACCGCTCCGAGGGTTACACCGTGGCGTTACGGGTGGGCCACAGTTTTTAG
- a CDS encoding IS5 family transposase, translating to MQKTFSELEYTGKKKQTRRDRFLADLEQLVPWALLEAQVAPFYSNTAGKRGRPAIGVSRMLRMYVVQQCFGFSDEGCEDAVYDSQAIRGFMSIDLGRESAPDATTLLRFRRLLEVHQLTRLLFETINQHLASRGLLLKEGTIVDATLIAAPPSVKNREGKRDPEMHQARKGNQWHFGMKAHIGVDATSGLVHSVVGTAANVADVTQVGQLLHGDETYVSGDAGYTGAAKRPEHAERDVIWSIAERPSSYKQHGEGSVLYRVKRKIEYAKAQLRAKVEHPFQVIKVRFNHRKVRYRGLEKNTAQLFSLFGLANLMLAKRYLQQTAG from the coding sequence GTGCAGAAGACCTTCTCCGAACTCGAATATACCGGCAAGAAAAAGCAGACTCGCCGAGATCGCTTCCTGGCTGACCTTGAACAGTTGGTGCCCTGGGCCCTGCTGGAGGCGCAAGTGGCGCCGTTTTATAGCAACACCGCAGGCAAGCGCGGACGCCCTGCGATAGGGGTGTCGCGCATGTTGCGCATGTACGTCGTGCAGCAGTGTTTCGGTTTCTCCGATGAAGGTTGCGAAGATGCCGTCTACGACAGCCAGGCCATCCGCGGTTTTATGAGTATCGACCTGGGTCGCGAGTCTGCACCGGATGCCACCACCTTGCTGCGTTTTCGCCGCTTGCTGGAAGTCCATCAGCTAACCCGGCTGCTGTTTGAAACGATTAACCAGCATCTGGCCAGCCGGGGGCTGCTGCTCAAGGAAGGCACTATCGTCGACGCTACTCTGATCGCCGCGCCGCCCTCGGTCAAGAACCGAGAAGGCAAGCGTGATCCTGAGATGCATCAGGCCAGGAAAGGCAATCAATGGCACTTTGGGATGAAGGCCCACATTGGTGTAGACGCCACGTCGGGGCTGGTGCACAGCGTAGTAGGGACGGCCGCTAACGTGGCGGATGTCACCCAGGTTGGCCAGTTGCTTCACGGTGACGAAACCTATGTTTCGGGTGACGCTGGATACACCGGTGCGGCCAAGCGACCGGAGCATGCTGAACGGGACGTTATCTGGTCGATTGCAGAACGGCCAAGCAGTTACAAGCAGCACGGCGAAGGCAGCGTGCTGTATCGGGTCAAGCGCAAAATTGAATATGCCAAGGCGCAACTGCGTGCCAAGGTCGAGCACCCCTTCCAGGTAATCAAGGTGCGCTTCAATCATCGCAAGGTTCGCTACCGTGGGCTGGAAAAGAATACAGCGCAGTTGTTCAGTTTGTTTGGGTTGGCCAATCTGATGCTGGCCAAGCGGTATTTACAACAGACGGCAGGATAA
- the smpB gene encoding SsrA-binding protein SmpB — protein sequence MAKLKKHPTGTIAQNKKARHDYFIEHKFEAGLVLSGWEVKSLRATKVQLVDSYVLLKDGEAWLMGCHITPLKTASTHVIADPTRTRKLLLNQRELEKLTSSVQQKGYACVALSLYWKQHLIKCEIALGKGKKEYDKRHTERERDSDRELQRAVRSKGKDD from the coding sequence ATGGCTAAGCTCAAGAAACACCCTACAGGGACCATCGCGCAAAACAAGAAAGCGCGTCACGATTACTTCATCGAACACAAGTTCGAGGCCGGTCTGGTCCTGTCTGGCTGGGAAGTAAAAAGCCTGCGTGCCACCAAGGTACAGCTGGTCGACAGTTACGTGCTGCTCAAGGATGGCGAGGCATGGTTGATGGGTTGCCACATCACGCCTCTCAAGACCGCCAGCACGCACGTCATCGCTGACCCGACACGCACCCGTAAACTGCTGCTGAACCAGCGCGAGCTCGAAAAGCTCACCTCCTCGGTTCAACAGAAAGGCTATGCCTGCGTGGCCCTTTCCCTTTACTGGAAGCAGCACTTGATCAAGTGCGAAATTGCTCTGGGCAAAGGCAAAAAGGAATACGACAAGCGCCACACGGAACGCGAACGCGATTCGGACCGTGAGCTGCAACGCGCCGTTCGCTCCAAGGGCAAGGACGACTAG
- a CDS encoding amidase has product MKDIQNLLNDEDATGLAEWVRRGEVQPIDLLEAVIQRIEHVEPQLNAVAERLYDSARSAALDAAKSQGVFAGVPTLIKDLFTPVHGARMSNGSLAMGEFRAPFEAEVVSRLRRAGCVLAGTTTAPEFGTSYSTESTRFGATRNPWNLEYSAGGSSGGAAALVAARVVPFAHGNDGGGSLRVPASCCGVFGFKPSRGLMPSGPMVGEGWAGLSTAHAITLTVRDSAALLDATAGMDLGEPYAGPVQSQSYASAAQRDPGTLRIALIEQSGTWPTSPESLAAVREAAQLCESLGHRIEPVSLPIVLPEFLDHVFTIIGANTRNHVDMLGRMRGFDVQDAELEARTRIILRDKGNVSGAQYTAAVEWIHALGRQLATFMQDYDVILSPVLTREPARIGELVVPDMSLSLEDMIERSHRYSPFAALFNASGQPAMSVPLVWSAAGLPMGAHFAGRFGEEGVLLGLAGQLERVRPWRGRVPGVGGCGE; this is encoded by the coding sequence ATGAAAGACATTCAGAACTTGTTGAACGATGAAGATGCGACCGGCCTGGCCGAATGGGTCCGGCGCGGCGAGGTCCAGCCGATCGATCTGCTTGAGGCGGTGATTCAGCGCATCGAGCACGTCGAACCGCAGCTCAACGCCGTTGCCGAGCGACTGTACGACTCGGCCCGTAGCGCGGCACTGGACGCGGCAAAAAGCCAAGGCGTTTTCGCGGGCGTACCGACGCTCATCAAAGACCTGTTCACCCCGGTCCACGGCGCACGGATGAGCAATGGCTCCCTAGCTATGGGCGAGTTTCGCGCCCCTTTTGAAGCTGAAGTGGTCAGCCGCCTGAGGCGTGCCGGTTGCGTGCTTGCCGGGACCACCACTGCACCGGAATTCGGCACGTCGTATTCCACCGAGTCCACACGCTTCGGCGCGACCCGCAACCCGTGGAACCTCGAGTACAGCGCCGGAGGTTCAAGCGGCGGAGCTGCCGCACTCGTCGCAGCGCGGGTAGTGCCCTTCGCCCACGGCAACGACGGCGGTGGCTCATTGAGAGTGCCGGCGTCCTGCTGCGGCGTATTCGGCTTCAAACCCAGCCGTGGCCTGATGCCGTCCGGCCCGATGGTCGGCGAGGGCTGGGCTGGTTTGAGCACCGCGCACGCCATCACCCTGACCGTACGCGACAGCGCAGCCCTGCTCGACGCCACGGCCGGCATGGACCTTGGCGAGCCTTACGCAGGCCCGGTTCAGAGCCAGTCTTACGCCAGCGCCGCCCAACGCGACCCCGGCACCCTGCGCATCGCGCTCATCGAACAATCAGGCACCTGGCCAACCTCACCGGAGAGCCTGGCCGCCGTGCGCGAGGCCGCGCAATTGTGCGAGTCACTCGGGCACCGCATCGAACCGGTCAGCCTGCCAATCGTCTTGCCGGAATTCCTCGACCACGTCTTCACCATCATCGGCGCCAACACCCGCAACCACGTCGACATGCTGGGACGCATGCGCGGTTTTGACGTGCAGGACGCCGAACTGGAAGCCCGCACACGCATCATCCTGCGCGACAAAGGCAACGTCAGCGGCGCGCAATACACAGCCGCCGTCGAATGGATACACGCCCTGGGTCGCCAACTGGCAACGTTCATGCAGGATTACGACGTGATCCTCTCGCCAGTACTGACACGCGAGCCAGCGCGCATTGGCGAGCTTGTGGTGCCGGACATGAGCCTGAGCCTTGAGGACATGATCGAGCGCTCGCATCGGTATTCGCCTTTTGCGGCGCTGTTCAACGCGAGTGGTCAGCCGGCGATGTCGGTGCCGTTGGTTTGGAGTGCGGCGGGGCTGCCGATGGGGGCGCATTTTGCTGGGCGGTTTGGGGAGGAGGGGGTGTTGCTGGGGTTGGCTGGGCAGTTGGAGCGGGTGAGGCCTTGGCGGGGGCGGGTGCCGGGGGTTGGTGGGTGTGGGGAGTAA
- a CDS encoding helix-turn-helix domain-containing protein: protein MNNNNVAIDTVPNEAAPRPHLQRFQTCDIDEHGRNLGGWQVRYDQLTPGGFAGELTEFRSDWLQFVRDRSNQALIKSGMAWKGAIVFALPLSANGPAFCAGHTLHEPSLIVAHGENLPELSTPLQLDALGVAIEEGALAHALERQGSRFEITDLPKCYRLADPTVRTRFTALFDNLLNGEQACLQKLEYDSIRRGIRDAVMLQVLELVAPDQAPPLNPTARKRMVDRARDYALAHLDEPLSILDVCNHIGTSRRKLQYCFQETLGINPVAFLRTLRLNAARRELRESSRAELVQTVAARWGFWHLSRFSSDYRTLFGETPSQTLQRTHLC from the coding sequence ATGAACAACAATAATGTGGCAATAGACACTGTCCCGAATGAGGCTGCACCACGACCTCATTTGCAGCGTTTTCAAACCTGCGACATCGACGAGCACGGTCGCAATCTTGGCGGCTGGCAGGTTCGTTACGATCAATTGACGCCCGGTGGCTTTGCAGGCGAGCTGACGGAGTTCCGTTCGGACTGGCTGCAGTTTGTCCGCGACCGCTCTAATCAGGCCTTGATCAAGAGCGGCATGGCCTGGAAGGGCGCGATTGTTTTTGCGTTGCCCTTGAGTGCCAACGGTCCGGCGTTCTGCGCAGGGCACACACTCCATGAGCCCAGCCTGATCGTCGCGCACGGCGAGAATCTTCCGGAATTGAGCACGCCGCTGCAACTGGACGCCCTGGGGGTGGCGATCGAAGAGGGTGCCCTGGCTCATGCGCTGGAACGTCAGGGCAGTCGTTTCGAAATTACCGATCTTCCCAAGTGTTACCGTTTGGCCGATCCGACCGTCCGCACGAGGTTCACGGCGCTGTTCGATAACCTGTTGAATGGCGAGCAGGCGTGCCTGCAAAAGCTTGAGTACGATTCGATCCGGCGTGGCATTCGGGATGCTGTGATGTTGCAGGTGCTGGAACTGGTGGCGCCTGATCAGGCACCGCCGCTCAATCCCACCGCGCGCAAGAGAATGGTGGATCGGGCACGCGATTATGCCTTGGCGCATCTGGACGAACCGCTGTCGATCCTCGATGTGTGCAACCACATCGGCACCAGTCGTCGCAAACTTCAGTACTGTTTTCAGGAGACGCTGGGCATCAATCCTGTGGCTTTTCTGCGCACGTTGCGCCTCAATGCAGCGAGGCGCGAGTTGCGTGAAAGCAGCCGGGCCGAACTCGTGCAGACGGTCGCCGCGCGCTGGGGTTTCTGGCACCTGAGCCGTTTTTCCAGTGACTACCGGACGCTGTTCGGAGAAACGCCGTCGCAGACGTTACAGCGCACACATCTTTGCTGA
- a CDS encoding IS630 family transposase yields the protein MSAQDIALSPEQHAELSRRTRSATISQRDGRRARVILLAAQGCSRVEIARLVGFSLRSVTLWCQRFQEQGLDGLIDKPGRGRKSFLPPEALARVLEQVVQPRIGQPRWSCRSMARVAGVSPASVQRIWAANDIKPHLARTFKLSNDPNFEEKFWDVIGLYLDPPDKALVLCCDEKSQVQALERTQPGLPLGIGHIRTQSHDYLRHGTVTLFTALDYLEGRLISAIERQHRHQEWLDFLKKINRETPKHLQLHLIVDNYATHKHPKVKAWLEKHKRFHMHFTPTSSSWMNMVERFFRDITVYLRDGSFSSVRELESSITTFLALRNAQPTRYVWNAKGEDILNKIQRARATMNTQA from the coding sequence ATGAGCGCCCAAGATATTGCTCTGAGTCCTGAACAACACGCCGAGCTGAGTCGGCGCACACGATCAGCCACCATCAGTCAGCGTGACGGACGCCGCGCCAGGGTCATCCTGCTAGCTGCTCAAGGTTGTTCTCGGGTTGAAATCGCACGCCTGGTTGGATTCTCTCTGCGATCGGTCACTCTTTGGTGTCAGCGCTTTCAAGAGCAGGGGCTAGACGGTTTGATCGATAAGCCTGGGCGAGGACGTAAGTCATTCTTGCCGCCAGAAGCCTTGGCCCGAGTGCTTGAGCAAGTGGTCCAACCCCGTATTGGCCAGCCTCGCTGGAGCTGTCGAAGTATGGCGAGGGTCGCTGGTGTTTCTCCGGCCAGCGTCCAGCGCATATGGGCTGCCAATGACATAAAGCCGCACTTGGCTCGTACGTTCAAGCTGTCCAACGATCCCAACTTCGAAGAGAAATTCTGGGACGTCATCGGGTTGTATCTGGACCCGCCAGACAAAGCACTGGTGCTCTGCTGTGATGAAAAAAGCCAGGTTCAGGCCTTGGAGCGCACTCAGCCGGGACTACCTTTGGGCATCGGTCATATCCGTACGCAATCGCACGATTATCTTCGCCATGGCACGGTTACCCTGTTCACGGCGCTCGATTACCTCGAAGGGCGGTTGATCAGCGCTATAGAACGCCAACACCGGCATCAAGAGTGGTTGGACTTTCTCAAGAAAATCAATCGAGAAACGCCCAAGCACCTTCAGTTGCACCTGATCGTCGACAACTACGCCACGCATAAACATCCGAAAGTGAAAGCCTGGCTCGAAAAGCACAAGCGCTTCCATATGCATTTCACCCCGACCTCAAGTTCGTGGATGAACATGGTTGAGCGTTTCTTTCGCGACATTACGGTGTACCTGCGCGACGGCAGTTTCAGCTCGGTTCGCGAGCTGGAAAGCTCGATCACTACATTTCTGGCACTACGAAATGCACAGCCGACTCGCTACGTTTGGAACGCCAAAGGAGAAGATATCTTGAACAAGATACAACGAGCCCGAGCGACAATGAACACTCAGGCTTGA
- a CDS encoding IS5-like element ISPsy19 family transposase, producing MPKTGRPRSIAAEHYPVLVKLAHAQPYSSQAELALVFFAETGITAHPDTFARALKMAGITRVKQRAKGSFQSPEPNKAYGYNETHRRQLPEQLYPSCLTDTEWALVADLFESQGGRGVPPLHSRRTLLEACCYVVRTGCSWRMLPRDFPHWDNVYKTFRRWSAQGKFEQMHDRLRAQWREREERADSPSAAILDSQSTRSSPQGGDSGYDAGKKVKGRKRSLIVDTLGLLLAVSISAASVQDRDAADDAVAYSKEKYPSLSTLFVDSAYAGKWAQRTHQLHAIDVQVIRGPNNRRTGQWHSEQGDLFSVEPVQTGFVVMPKRWVVERTHAWNERARRLIMHHDRLFAVSEAWVWLAEARILARRLTT from the coding sequence ATGCCTAAAACCGGACGTCCTCGCTCGATTGCCGCCGAGCACTATCCCGTGCTGGTGAAACTCGCTCATGCACAGCCCTATTCCAGCCAGGCCGAATTGGCGCTCGTATTCTTCGCCGAAACCGGTATCACTGCGCATCCCGACACCTTTGCAAGAGCGTTGAAAATGGCAGGGATTACGCGTGTAAAGCAGCGGGCCAAGGGAAGTTTTCAGTCACCTGAACCTAATAAAGCCTATGGCTACAATGAAACCCACCGCCGCCAACTGCCGGAGCAGCTATATCCGAGTTGCTTGACAGATACCGAGTGGGCACTGGTCGCCGACCTGTTTGAAAGCCAGGGCGGACGAGGAGTGCCACCGCTTCACTCTCGGCGCACGTTGCTGGAAGCCTGTTGCTATGTCGTACGCACGGGGTGCTCATGGCGAATGCTACCCCGCGATTTTCCTCATTGGGACAATGTCTACAAAACGTTCCGCCGGTGGAGCGCTCAAGGCAAGTTCGAGCAAATGCATGATCGCTTGCGAGCTCAATGGCGTGAGCGGGAAGAACGCGCTGACAGCCCGTCAGCAGCGATCCTGGATTCACAGTCGACCCGCAGTTCTCCTCAAGGCGGTGACAGCGGCTACGACGCAGGCAAAAAAGTGAAGGGGCGTAAACGAAGTCTGATTGTCGATACATTGGGCCTGCTGCTGGCTGTCAGTATCAGTGCTGCAAGCGTGCAGGATCGTGACGCGGCGGATGATGCGGTGGCGTACTCGAAGGAAAAATATCCGTCACTGAGCACGCTTTTTGTTGATAGTGCGTACGCAGGAAAATGGGCACAGCGCACCCATCAACTGCACGCTATCGATGTTCAAGTGATCCGTGGCCCGAATAACAGAAGAACAGGGCAATGGCACTCTGAACAAGGCGATCTATTTTCCGTGGAGCCTGTTCAGACTGGATTTGTGGTCATGCCCAAGCGATGGGTAGTGGAGCGAACTCATGCCTGGAATGAGAGAGCTCGGCGACTGATCATGCATCATGATCGCCTTTTTGCGGTAAGCGAGGCATGGGTTTGGTTGGCCGAGGCTCGAATACTCGCGCGCCGACTCACTACATGA
- a CDS encoding DUF2075 domain-containing protein: MIVYAATKQQFLKDSDNDDIEEVILRHFKEATGKKVGASEIKSWQGSLTYMARVLRDDGLPSDAGLAIELHIPQSSKRIDFLLTGRDEHQAKNAVLIELKQWSKAIATSKDAIVKTALGGSQVETIHPSYQVWSYAALLEGFNEAVYDKSIEVRPCAYLHNYVSDGVINSAHYEPYTSKAPLFLKGPAELEKLRSFLKKHIVHGDNKEVLYELSNGKIRPSKALSEALSGLMKGKPEFILIDDQKAIFESALAAASQATIDAPKVLIIEGGPGTGKTVLAINLLVRLTALSLLSKYVSKNAAPRKVYESKLIGTVKRTHFSNFFSGSGAFIDTESNTYDALIVDEAHRLNEKSGLYGNLGENQIKELIDSAKCSIFFIDEDQRVTLSDIGSKQAIRAFANAKGATVEEYVLSSQFRCSGSDGYVAWLDNVLEIRPTAHPLLDTSDYEFKVFDSPQAMHAAIEQKNHGNKARVVAGYCWPWLSKKDPKASDIVIGDDYARQWNLDQDGSLWIIAENSIEQVGCIHTCQGLEVDYIGVIIGPDLVVRNGQVVTSPHDRDKHDKSIRGWKKLMKEQPALAQQETDLIIKNTYRTLMTRGMKGCFLYCTDPETAQYFAGRLAGDSHD, from the coding sequence GTGATCGTATACGCTGCGACCAAACAGCAGTTTCTCAAAGACAGCGATAACGACGACATTGAAGAAGTGATTCTCAGGCATTTCAAAGAAGCCACTGGAAAGAAGGTTGGCGCTTCGGAAATCAAATCCTGGCAGGGATCATTGACTTACATGGCGAGGGTTCTAAGGGACGACGGCCTACCCAGCGACGCAGGTTTGGCCATCGAACTGCATATCCCCCAGTCATCGAAACGCATCGATTTTTTACTGACCGGCCGCGATGAGCATCAAGCCAAAAATGCGGTGTTGATTGAGCTAAAGCAGTGGAGCAAGGCCATCGCGACGTCAAAGGATGCCATCGTAAAAACGGCATTGGGCGGCAGCCAAGTTGAGACGATTCATCCCTCTTATCAGGTTTGGTCGTACGCCGCGCTGCTGGAGGGCTTTAACGAAGCCGTCTACGACAAAAGCATCGAGGTTCGTCCCTGTGCCTATTTGCATAACTATGTCAGTGACGGCGTCATAAATTCTGCTCACTACGAACCCTATACCAGCAAAGCACCGTTGTTCCTGAAAGGCCCTGCAGAGCTCGAAAAACTGAGAAGCTTCCTGAAGAAACACATCGTTCACGGCGATAACAAAGAGGTACTTTACGAGCTTTCGAACGGAAAAATCCGCCCCTCCAAAGCCTTGTCTGAAGCCCTGAGTGGCCTAATGAAAGGCAAGCCTGAGTTCATATTGATCGATGATCAAAAGGCAATTTTCGAGTCCGCTCTCGCGGCAGCGAGCCAAGCGACTATCGATGCACCTAAGGTATTGATTATTGAGGGTGGTCCGGGTACCGGAAAGACGGTATTGGCAATTAACTTATTGGTAAGGCTAACCGCCTTGAGCCTGTTGAGTAAATATGTGTCAAAAAATGCCGCCCCACGCAAAGTATACGAAAGTAAGTTGATAGGCACCGTAAAGCGAACCCATTTCTCTAATTTCTTTTCCGGTTCGGGTGCATTTATTGATACCGAATCTAATACGTATGATGCGCTGATCGTCGATGAGGCTCATCGGCTCAATGAAAAAAGCGGCTTGTACGGAAACCTTGGAGAAAACCAAATCAAGGAGCTGATCGACTCAGCGAAATGCTCCATCTTCTTTATCGACGAAGACCAGCGCGTGACCCTGAGCGACATCGGTAGCAAGCAGGCGATCCGCGCCTTTGCCAACGCCAAAGGCGCAACCGTGGAAGAGTACGTACTGTCATCCCAGTTCCGTTGCAGTGGCTCTGACGGCTACGTTGCATGGTTGGACAACGTATTGGAGATTCGCCCAACGGCCCACCCCCTACTCGACACCAGCGACTATGAGTTCAAGGTGTTCGATTCGCCTCAAGCCATGCATGCCGCTATCGAGCAGAAAAATCACGGCAACAAGGCTCGCGTTGTTGCGGGGTACTGCTGGCCTTGGCTCAGCAAAAAAGACCCCAAGGCTTCAGATATTGTTATCGGCGACGACTACGCACGCCAATGGAATCTGGATCAGGACGGTAGCCTATGGATTATCGCTGAAAACTCAATCGAACAGGTGGGGTGCATCCATACCTGTCAGGGTCTTGAGGTGGATTACATAGGAGTGATCATCGGGCCGGATCTGGTAGTGCGGAACGGGCAAGTGGTGACATCGCCACATGACCGAGATAAGCATGACAAGTCGATTCGAGGTTGGAAAAAGTTGATGAAGGAGCAACCTGCCCTGGCGCAACAGGAAACAGACCTGATAATTAAAAACACCTATCGAACGTTGATGACCCGTGGAATGAAGGGCTGCTTTCTGTACTGCACCGACCCAGAGACCGCACAGTACTTTGCCGGTAGGCTTGCCGGAGACAGTCACGACTGA